The region ACGGCGGCGGGTACAGCTACAACCGGTTCGCGGGCACCAGCATCGCGGCCGGGGTCAACGCGATGTTCCCGAGCCTGGAGGCGCGCAACGCCACGACCGCGCTGGAGCTGGCCGACGCTCTCGTGGCCACCGGGTCCGCGCCCGGGCCCGCGTTCATCTCCGTCGACTGCGACGCCGACGAGATGCCGCCGGTCGCCGCTTTCCTGAGGGAGGGGATGATCCCGTGCCAGCGGTGAACTCGCAGCTCACCTCCGCCCGTGCGGTAGCAGGCTGGCGGGGGGTGGGCGCATGAGACCGGTTAGCCTGCTCGACGTCTCCAGCTACCTGCCTGCACTACGCGTTCCCACTGGCCACGTCGAGTCGGGTGCGCACCTGGGCGCCATGTTCGAGCCGCCCCTGTTCCGGCACCGGGTGGCCGCGGACGAGACCGCGACCGACATGCTCGAACGCGCCTGCGCGGGGCTGGTCGCCCGGCACGGGCGGGCCGCCGTCCGCGACGTCGACGTGCTCATCACCCAGACCGCGTTGCTGGACAGCCCGATCCACGGGTGCGGCGGCGAGCTGGCGCACCGGCTGGGCGCCGACCCCGAATGGGTCATCGACCTGCACAACACCGGCTGCGCCTCGTTCGCCTACATGCTCAAGCTGGCACGCCAGTTCATCGGCTCCGGGGCGGCGAGCTCCGCGCTGGTCTGCAACGTGGCCAACCTCAGCGGCCAGATCTTCGCGCAGTCCGCGGTCCGCGACCTGCCCCAGGCGGCGATCCCGGGTGACGGGGCGGGTGTCGCGCTGCTGACGGCGTCGGCCGAGTCCCCGGTCCTGCACGTCGAGACCCACCACGCGGCCGAGCTCGCCGGGCACATGCGCCTGGAGTCCGACGACGGCCGCAAGTACTGGGAGCCGGGAACCGGGCAGCTCCGGGTCAACTTCACCGAGGCGGGCGTCAGGGAGGCGGTGACCAACGGCAAGCGCCTGGTGCCCGAGATCGTCATGAAGCTGTGCGCGGAGACAGGAGTGCCGGCCGCCGACATCGACACGCTGGTGACCAACCAGCCCAACAGGGCGTTCCTGCGCGCGTGGCGCGACGCGCTGGGGCTCGACCCGCGGCGGCACCCGGACACCTTCGACGACTGCGGCAACCTGTTCGGCGCGGGCATCCCCGTCACGCTGGACCGAGCGCTGCGCGACGGGACCGTCCGGAGCGGATCGCTGGTGGTGCTCGCCGGGTTCGCGCACACCGGTGACTTCGCCGCCGCGGCCGCCGTTCGCTGGGGCAGGTGACCAGAGGCGGGCGCCCGGCCGACCGGACGCCCGCCGGTAGGTCAGCCCAGCCGCTTGTTGATCTCGGCCGCCAGGGGAGCCGAGGAGGCGGGGTTCTGGCCGGTGAACAGGTTGCGGTCGGCCACAACGTGCGCGGCCCAGGGTTCGCCTTCCTGGAAGTCCGCGCCGATCTCCACCAGCCGGTCCTGGAGCAGCCACGCGGCCTTGTCGGCGAGCCCGGCCTGCTCCTCCTCGGCGTTGGTGAATCCGGTCAACCGGTATCCGGAGAACGGGGAGGCGCCGTCGGCGTTCCTGGCTGCGAGCAGCGCGGCCGGCGCGTGGCACACCACGCCGAGCGGCTTGCCCGAGTCGAGGGCGCTGGTCAGCAGCGCACCGGAGTCGGCGTCGACCGCGAGGTCCTCCATCGGCCCGTGACCGCCGGGGTAGAACACCGCCGCGTAGTCGGACAGGTCGACGTCGCTGAGCCTGATCGGCTGCTTGAGCTCGGTCATGCCGGCGAGCGCGCTCGCGATCCGGTCGGCGCCCTCCTGACCGCCGTTGGCCTCGGGCGCCAGGCTGGTCTCGTCCACGGGCGGCACCACGCCGCCCGGTGTCGCGACCACGATCTCGTGGCCCGCAGCCTTGAACGCCTCGTAGGGCGCCACGGCCTCCTCGGCCCAGAAGCCGGTCGGGTGCTTGGTGCCGTCGGCCAGCGTCCAGTGGTCGGCACCGGTCATCACGAACAGGATCTTGGCCATTTCGCGGAAGTTTCCCTCGGGTCTCGGCTGTGCTGACATCGCCGGTCGGCGGGCCGTGCGGGCCGCCGGGTGGCGCCGACTCCGACGCTAGGCGCGCTCCCCATCACCCTGCCAATAGAGTTGTCACTATGTCCCATAGGAATCCTGATCGGTTGGGGGAACCGGTCACCGGCGGGCCGCTGGATCTCGGACTGCTCCGGACCTTCCTCGCCGTGCACCGCGCCGGGTCGTTCACTGCGGCGGCCAGGCTGCTCGGGCTCTCGCAGCCGACCGTGACCAGCCAGGTCCGCGCCCTGGAGCAGCGGATGGGACGGCGGTTGTTCGAACGCCTGCCGCGCGGCGTGGCCAGCACGTCAGTGGCCACCGAGCTGGCCGCCGAGATCGCCGCGCCGCTGGACGAGCTGGCGGCGGTGGCCGAGCGCGGCCGCCCCGGAGCCGAAGCGCCCGCCGAGCCGGTGCACCTGGCCGGCCCGGCGGAACTGCTGTGCGCCCGCGTCATGCCCGCCCTCGCACCGCTCGTGCGGCAGGGCGTGCGCCTGCGCGTGACCACCGGGCTCGCCGACGACCTGCTAGAGGGGCTGCGCGCCGGGCAGTCCGACCTGGTCGTCTCCGCCATCCGGCCACGCGGCCGCAGCGTGTCCGCCGTCGCGCTGATGGACGAGGAGTTCGTGCTCGTGGCGGCTCCGTCCTGGGCGGCGCGCGTCGGCGCGATCGAAGCAGGCGACCCCGCGCCGCTGCGCGAGGCGCCGCTGGTCACCTACGCGGAGGACCTGCCGATCGCCCGCCGCTACTGGCGGCACGTCCTCGGGATGCGGCTGACGGGCCAGGCCGCCATCGTGATGCCGGACCTGCGCGGGGTGCAGGCGGCGGTCGAAGCCGGGGCGGGCATCACCGTGCTGCCGCGCTACCTGTGCGCCGCCGCGATCCGCTCCGGTGCGCTGGTGCCGTTGCTCGAACCCGACGACCCGCCGATCAACACGGCGTTCCTCGTGCAGCGCACCGGGGCGACCGAGCACCCGCACGTCACCCTGGTCCGCGACCTGCTCGTGCGCGAAGCGCGGAACTGGTGAGCGCGGCGGTGGCGGTCAGGGCGCGGGCACGATGGCGGTCGGCGACACTTCCCGTCAGGGCAGGCGAGGAGCCTCAGCGGCACTGCCGACGTCGACCCGCTCGGTGGCGGCGTCGGCCCGCTCGGCCAGGATCCGCAGCACCCGCTCGCCCCAGCGGAGGTTCTCCTCCTCGAAGGACCGGCCTCGCATCAGGGTGAGGTAGGGCCCGATCCGCTCGGCGCTGCGCAGGTAGTCGTCCTCGGAGCGGCCGTCCAGGAAATGCTCGCGCAGCCGGTCGTAGCGGGTGAGCTTGGTGCGCGCCAGCTCGACGCGCTCCTGGACGAAGGCGCGGACCGCGTCGCGGTCGCCCGAGTCCACGGCCTGCAGCTTGACCAGCAGTTCGTCGCGGATCGCCGTGGGCCTGGGCTGCCGCGCGGTGAACGCGGCGAGCTGCCGCCTGCCCTCGTCGGTGAGCGTGAACAACCGCTTGTCGGGCCGCCGCTGCTGGCGCACCACCCGCGCGGCGACCAGACCCTCTTCGGCCAGGCGCTCCAGCTCGCGGTAGAGCTGCTGCGGCGTGGCGGACCAGAAGTTGGCGACCGAGACGTCGAACTGCTTGGCCAGGTCGTAGCCGGACGCCTCGCCTTCCAGCAGAGCGGCCAGGAGTGCGTGCTTCAGCGCCACCTGGTCACGCTATCACCCGATCGAATGGTCCTGATCGTGCTCGGCACCGAGTTGAGCAGCGCCGACGGGCCGGGAGATCCGGTTCGCACGTCCGGAAATCCGCTGGCGCGCCACGTCTAGGCTGGCGCCATGATCGATCTCTGGGAGCCGTCGGCACCGGGCGTGCTGCGCCTGCCGTCCGGACGGCTCGTCCGGGGGCGCGGCCTGCGCCATTCCCTTCCGGCGGGGCCCGAACCCACCTACGGGCTCTACCTGCTCGGCAAGCAGCCGCCCGCGGTGGCGTGGGATTCCCGCTGGGTGCGCTGGCCGGACTTCCGGCTTCCGGCCGACCGGGCCGACGCCGCCGACGCGTTCCGCGAGGCGTGGCGCCGCGCGGAGACCGAGCGCGTCGAGCTCGCCTGCGGAGGCGGCGTCGGACGGACCGGCACGGCGCTGGCCTGCCTCGCCGTGCTCGACGGCGTACCCCGGACCGAAGCGGTCGCCTACGTTCGCGAGCACTACGCGCGCCGCGCCGTGGAAACCCCTTGGCAGCGCCGCTTCGTGACCCGCTTCGAATGACCCGGGCACCACGCCGACCCGGCGCGGTGCCCGTTGGGTGGTGGTGTCCGGTCAGACTCCGCGGGTCAGGGTCCAGGTGTCGTACATCGACTCCGGCGTGGACGGGCGGGACGTCCAGTTGTCGTGGACCTCGGCGGAGCTGAACCCGGCTTCGGCCGCCAGGCGCCGCACGCTGGTGTGGGTGTGCTCGTGGAACCGGTGCAGCTCCCGCGTCCTGGTGTAGGTGCCGGCCTCCGCGTCCGGGGTGCGCAGGAACTGGCTGTGGACCACGTCGAAGTGCGCCCGGGACGGGGGAGCGGTGAAGGTCCAGATGTAGGAGACGTCCTCCAGCTCCACGGCCAGCACCCGCGGCTCCGCCGAGTCGTAGAAGCGTTCGAAGAACCCGTGGCCGTAGAGGTCGAAGACGAACGTGCCGCCAGGCGGCAGGAGCCGGGCGACCGCGGCCAGCGTCTCGCCGAAGCCCGTCCCGGGCAGGTAGGTGAGCCCGTTCGCGGCGCTGATGACGGCGTCGAACCCGGCGTGCAGCGGGATCTCCGGCAGCTCCGCGCGGACCAGCTCCACTCCGGTGCCAAGCCGGTTCCTGGCCTGCTCCAGCATGGCCGCCGACCGGTCGAGGCCGCTGACCTGGTACCCGCGTCGCTGGAGGTCGCCGAGCATCAGGCCGGTGCCGCAGCAGATCTCCAGCACCTTGTGCACCGGTCGGGGCTGGTCCCGCCAGAAACTCTCGATGTAGTCGCCCATGCGTTCGCGCGGGGTCTCCTCCTGCTCGCTGATCACCCAGTCGACCAGCCGGTCGTACGAGGCCGCCAGGTTCGCGTAGGGATCAGAGGAGACGGGGACGTCGACGGTCACGGTTGGTGTGCTCCTTCTCTGGGCTGCGGCACCGGATGCTTCTGCCGCGGTCCGAAAATGGACGGGACGGCGGACCGACCGGCGGTCTCCGGTGTGGTGCGGAAGAGACATGTCCGCGCGAACCGGACGCGAAACGCCTTGCGCGGTAGGGAGAAATGGTATTGACGTCCCATGACCGACCGCCGTGGGACGGGCGAGCATCCGTCCCAACGGGTGATCGTTTTCACCGGGCCGCTACGGCTCGGGGATGCGGTGACGATCGGCCCCCGCGGTCGCCGCCGCCGGCGGCGGGGTTGGTCCGCTCGGGCGAGACGGTGAGACGTGTGTTGACCTGGTGTCTCGCGGGTGGCTACCGTCCGTGGCATCGACCGCGCCCGAGACGAGGTGCCACATGAAGCGGTTCGACCGGCTGGAGCGGATTCTGGCCATGGACCCCGACCGCGACTACGAGTCGATCTACCGGCTGCTCGCCGAGTACGAGTTCCCGTGGGACGTCACCAAGTCGCTGGAGATGGCGCTGTTCCGCACTTACGCGGTGCCGAGCATCGGGCGCCTGCTGGACCGCACCGGGGAGTTCACCAGGTGCCCGCAGAAGCGCTACGACGACACCGTGCTGATCCTGTTCGAGATCCTGCACAACGGACCCTCCAGCGCGAAGGGCAGGGCCGCGCTGGAGTGGCTCAACCGCATCCACGGCCGCTACCGGATCAGCGACGACGACTACCGCTACACCCTGTCGACGTTCGTCGTGATGCCGGTCCGCTGGATCGAGGCCTACGGCTGGCGCAGGCTGCACCCGGTCGAGGTCCGGGCGATCACCAACGTCATGCGCGCGATGGGCGAGGGGATGCGCATCAGCGAGATCCCCGAGACCTACGAGGAGTTCGCGCGGCTGTTCGACGACTACGAACGGGACAACTTCGGCCGCGACTCCGGCGGTACGCGGGTCGCGCAGGCCACGCTCGACCTGTTCGGCTCCTGGTACCCGAAGGCGCTCTCGGGCGCGGTGAGCGACGCGGCCCACCTGCTGATGGAGCCGCATCTGCTGGCGGCGTTCGGCTTCCCGGAGCCCTCCGCGCGGGCGCGGCGGCTCGCCGGTCTGGCGCTGAAGCTGCGCGCCGGCATCGTGCGGATGGGCCCGGCCCGCCCGGACTCGCGGCCGGTGGCACCCGAACCGCTGACCTACCCGGACGGCTACACCCTCTCCGACCTCGGCCCCGAGTCCTTCCACCGCCACCTGGCCCGGCAGGGCGCGGGGCCCGACGCCGAGCCCCGATGTCCGGCGGCGCGATGAACGGCGGCGACCACCGGCTCCTGCTGGCCGAGCCCGAGAGCGACGTCGGCGGTGTGGTGCTCGACGCGGCGCTGGCCGGGTTCGTGGACGTCGGGATCCGGCGGACCACGATGAACGACATCGCCCGCCGCGCCGGGCTCGGCCGGGCGACCATCTACCGGCGCTACCCGGACAAGGACGCCGTGGTGGAAGCGGTCCTGCTGCGGGAGATGCGCCGCTTCGTGCAGTGGCTGGACGAGCGCGTCGACCACATCACCGACCCGGCCGAGCAGGTCGTCGAGTGCTACGTCGCCGTGGTCGGCGGGTTGCGGAGGCACTCCCTGCTGAACCGGCTGATGGCCGTCGAGCCGGACGACTGGCTGCCCGCGCTCACCGCCGACTGGGGCGGGGTGCTGGCGGTCGCCCGCGGCTACCTGGCCGAGAAGCTGCGCGGTCACCAGAGCGCCGGGCGGCTGGGCGAGTTCGACCCGGAGCCGGTCGCCGAGGTGTTCGTCCGACTGGCGCACTCGATGATGCTGACCCCCACCGGTTGCATACCGGAGTCCGACGACGCACGTACGCGCGCCTTCGCCCGCGCCCATCTGGTGCCCGTCGTCACGGGCTGATCCCGGGAGGCCCCATGCCACGAGCGCTCACCGACGAACAGCGGGACTTCGTCGACGCGATCGGCGAGTTCTGCCGCCGCGAGTGCGGCACGAAGCAGCAGCGCGACGCCCTCACCGACCACGGCCGCCACCCGCACAGCCGGGAGCTCTACGCCAGGATGGCCGAGCTCGGCTGGCTGGGAGT is a window of Saccharopolyspora erythraea NRRL 2338 DNA encoding:
- a CDS encoding 3-oxoacyl-ACP synthase III family protein, with amino-acid sequence MRPVSLLDVSSYLPALRVPTGHVESGAHLGAMFEPPLFRHRVAADETATDMLERACAGLVARHGRAAVRDVDVLITQTALLDSPIHGCGGELAHRLGADPEWVIDLHNTGCASFAYMLKLARQFIGSGAASSALVCNVANLSGQIFAQSAVRDLPQAAIPGDGAGVALLTASAESPVLHVETHHAAELAGHMRLESDDGRKYWEPGTGQLRVNFTEAGVREAVTNGKRLVPEIVMKLCAETGVPAADIDTLVTNQPNRAFLRAWRDALGLDPRRHPDTFDDCGNLFGAGIPVTLDRALRDGTVRSGSLVVLAGFAHTGDFAAAAAVRWGR
- a CDS encoding type 1 glutamine amidotransferase domain-containing protein: MAKILFVMTGADHWTLADGTKHPTGFWAEEAVAPYEAFKAAGHEIVVATPGGVVPPVDETSLAPEANGGQEGADRIASALAGMTELKQPIRLSDVDLSDYAAVFYPGGHGPMEDLAVDADSGALLTSALDSGKPLGVVCHAPAALLAARNADGASPFSGYRLTGFTNAEEEQAGLADKAAWLLQDRLVEIGADFQEGEPWAAHVVADRNLFTGQNPASSAPLAAEINKRLG
- a CDS encoding LysR family transcriptional regulator; translation: MGEPVTGGPLDLGLLRTFLAVHRAGSFTAAARLLGLSQPTVTSQVRALEQRMGRRLFERLPRGVASTSVATELAAEIAAPLDELAAVAERGRPGAEAPAEPVHLAGPAELLCARVMPALAPLVRQGVRLRVTTGLADDLLEGLRAGQSDLVVSAIRPRGRSVSAVALMDEEFVLVAAPSWAARVGAIEAGDPAPLREAPLVTYAEDLPIARRYWRHVLGMRLTGQAAIVMPDLRGVQAAVEAGAGITVLPRYLCAAAIRSGALVPLLEPDDPPINTAFLVQRTGATEHPHVTLVRDLLVREARNW
- a CDS encoding PadR family transcriptional regulator, which produces MALKHALLAALLEGEASGYDLAKQFDVSVANFWSATPQQLYRELERLAEEGLVAARVVRQQRRPDKRLFTLTDEGRRQLAAFTARQPRPTAIRDELLVKLQAVDSGDRDAVRAFVQERVELARTKLTRYDRLREHFLDGRSEDDYLRSAERIGPYLTLMRGRSFEEENLRWGERVLRILAERADAATERVDVGSAAEAPRLP
- a CDS encoding protein-tyrosine phosphatase family protein; translation: MIDLWEPSAPGVLRLPSGRLVRGRGLRHSLPAGPEPTYGLYLLGKQPPAVAWDSRWVRWPDFRLPADRADAADAFREAWRRAETERVELACGGGVGRTGTALACLAVLDGVPRTEAVAYVREHYARRAVETPWQRRFVTRFE
- a CDS encoding class I SAM-dependent DNA methyltransferase, giving the protein MTVDVPVSSDPYANLAASYDRLVDWVISEQEETPRERMGDYIESFWRDQPRPVHKVLEICCGTGLMLGDLQRRGYQVSGLDRSAAMLEQARNRLGTGVELVRAELPEIPLHAGFDAVISAANGLTYLPGTGFGETLAAVARLLPPGGTFVFDLYGHGFFERFYDSAEPRVLAVELEDVSYIWTFTAPPSRAHFDVVHSQFLRTPDAEAGTYTRTRELHRFHEHTHTSVRRLAAEAGFSSAEVHDNWTSRPSTPESMYDTWTLTRGV
- a CDS encoding oxygenase MpaB family protein, with amino-acid sequence MKRFDRLERILAMDPDRDYESIYRLLAEYEFPWDVTKSLEMALFRTYAVPSIGRLLDRTGEFTRCPQKRYDDTVLILFEILHNGPSSAKGRAALEWLNRIHGRYRISDDDYRYTLSTFVVMPVRWIEAYGWRRLHPVEVRAITNVMRAMGEGMRISEIPETYEEFARLFDDYERDNFGRDSGGTRVAQATLDLFGSWYPKALSGAVSDAAHLLMEPHLLAAFGFPEPSARARRLAGLALKLRAGIVRMGPARPDSRPVAPEPLTYPDGYTLSDLGPESFHRHLARQGAGPDAEPRCPAAR
- a CDS encoding TetR/AcrR family transcriptional regulator, whose product is MSGGAMNGGDHRLLLAEPESDVGGVVLDAALAGFVDVGIRRTTMNDIARRAGLGRATIYRRYPDKDAVVEAVLLREMRRFVQWLDERVDHITDPAEQVVECYVAVVGGLRRHSLLNRLMAVEPDDWLPALTADWGGVLAVARGYLAEKLRGHQSAGRLGEFDPEPVAEVFVRLAHSMMLTPTGCIPESDDARTRAFARAHLVPVVTG